A DNA window from Peromyscus leucopus breed LL Stock chromosome 3, UCI_PerLeu_2.1, whole genome shotgun sequence contains the following coding sequences:
- the LOC114682012 gene encoding uncharacterized protein LOC114682012, with translation MRSGLDLNLADLHTFPVSLWRATEPAPPTFTLPSKTKEREEKNARQGGTRQSMPAALCCQPKRMRHPYLTHLFYSATDSFTSSSLESTEYFTHSEFWSFGCHLASVQPPLFLDTTSPRPHQSETPGDTDNNLSSCSPQEELWSSQEAPQYFTPTGSSPWDTLQEETMTQDEAITHELTMTEDEPMTHEGTMNQDEVITHDATLIQDEVITQDTTLSQEGTMSQDEAITHDATLTKDEVITQQTTLTQDEVITQQTTLTQQRTMTKEGKMTQNEAITHDATMIQEKTMNHDGTMVKNETISQEATIMQVEAIIQDETISPEATMTQVENLIQEEAITLDVSMTQEVAITHGQPQDAGPASSRTRRRHSCNGVKKTIMNCFRNLCCCCLPPAERGQASRKNLAPKGRDHGVTPRTSPEEVKPQLHGL, from the exons ATGCGGTCAGGCCTTGACCTCAACCTGGCAGATCTTCACACTTTCCCTGTGTCCTTATGGAGAGCTACCGAGCCTGCTCCCCCCACCTTCACCTTGCCATCTAAgaccaaggagagagaggagaagaatgccaggcagggtggcacaaGGCAGAGCATGCCTGCCGCCCTGTGCTGCCAGCCAAAGAGGATGCGCCATCCCTATCTAACCCACCTGTTCTATTCTGCGACTGATTCCTTCACAAGCAGCAGCCTGGAAAGCACTGAGTATTTCACACATTCGGAGTTCTGGTCATTCGGTTGTCACTTGGCCAGTGTCCAGCCACCTCTCTTTCTGGACACCACCTCTCCTAGGCCACACCAGAGTGAGACTCCAGGTGACACAGACAACAACTTGTCCTCCTGCAGTCCACAGGAGGAACTCTGGAGCTCCCAGGAGGCACCTCAGTATTTcacccccacaggctcctccccTTGGGATACATTGCAGGAAGAGACTATGACCCAGGATGAGGCCATAACTCATGAACTGACCATGACAGAGGATGAGCCTATGACCCATGAAGGGACCATGAACCAGGATGAGGTCATCACCCATGATGCAACATTAATTCAGGATGAGGTTATCACCCAGGATACCACCTTGTCCCAGGAAGGGACCATGAGCCAGGATGAGGCCATCACCCATGATGCAACGTTGACCAAGGATGAGGTCATCACCCAGCAAACCACCTTGACCCAAGATGAGGTCATCACTCAGCAAACCACCTTGACCCAACAAAGGACCATGACCAAGGAAGGGAAGATGACCCAGAATGAGGCCATAACTCATGATGCAACCATGATCCAGGAAAAGACCATGAACCATGATGGGACCATGGTAAAGAATGAAACCATATCACAGGAAGCGACCATCATGCAAGTAGAGGCCATCATTCAGGATGAAACCATCTCCCCAGAAGCCACCATGACCCAGGTTGAGAACCTCATTCAGGAAGAGGCTATCACTCTGGATGTGTCCATGACCCAGGAAGTGGCCATCACCCATGGGCAGCCCCAGGATGCAGGCCCAGCTTCATCCCGAACCCGGAGGCGTCACAGCTGTAACGGGGTCAAGAAAACAATTATGAACTGCTTCAGAAACCTCTGTTGCTGCTGCCTGCCACCTGCAGAGAGAGGCCAAGCCTCCCGCAAGAACCTGGCTCCAAAGGGAAGGGATCATGGAGTCACCCCCAGAACCAG TCCTGAAGAGGTCAAGCCCCAGCTCCATGGCTTGTGA